From a region of the Synechococcus sp. UW69 genome:
- the sodC gene encoding superoxide dismutase family protein, protein MRRLLAQLLVLISLITITPGWCGALEVTLQSIDGNGTGESIGSITAQDTDQGLVIYPDLSGLTPGEHGFHLHSVGSCDAGETENGTAVAGLAAGGHWDPDGSGQHLGPFGNGHRGDLSKLIVDDDGNTNTSVVAPRLSTADLRGKALIVHAGGDTYRDEPPLGGGGARVACGVVQDDR, encoded by the coding sequence CCATCACACCCGGCTGGTGCGGAGCCTTGGAGGTGACACTGCAAAGCATTGATGGCAACGGCACTGGCGAATCCATCGGCAGCATCACAGCGCAGGACACCGATCAAGGCCTGGTGATCTATCCCGATCTGTCGGGGCTGACACCAGGGGAGCATGGCTTTCACCTCCACAGCGTTGGCAGCTGTGATGCAGGCGAAACAGAGAATGGCACCGCAGTTGCCGGCCTTGCCGCGGGTGGGCATTGGGATCCTGACGGATCAGGCCAGCACCTCGGCCCCTTCGGCAACGGCCACCGAGGCGACCTGAGCAAGTTGATCGTGGATGACGACGGCAACACAAACACGAGCGTTGTTGCACCACGGCTCAGCACAGCCGATCTCCGGGGCAAGGCACTGATTGTTCACGCTGGTGGCGACACCTACAGAGACGAACCACCCCTCGGCGGAGGTGGAGCACGGGTTGCCTGTGGCGTGGTGCAAGACGATCGCTAA
- a CDS encoding protein adenylyltransferase SelO family protein, translating to MSTATFAEFAERADYSLLDNLTPDPEATADGEDHRPRQVLSGHYVPVTPTPIPEPEYLAHSRSLFGELGLSDDLAQDVQFRRMFSGDLRVATGPMRPWGWATGYALSIYGTEYTQQCPFGNGNGYGDGRAMSVFEGVFEGRRWEMQLKGGGPTPYCRGADGRAVLRSSVREFLAQEFMHALGVPTSRSLTLYVSHAETVRRPWYSENSRSMDPDVMVDNPAAISTRVAASFLRVGQLELFARRARSDAHPKAHQELHLIVAHLIERNYRQEIDPRLPFCDQVVLLAQLFRDRLTALVANWIRVGYCQGNFNSDNCAAGGFTLDYGPFGFCELFDPRFQPWTGGGAHFCFFNQPVAAEANYRMFWKSLRTLMEGQAEAQAQLDQLLEGFPVAMQDAMQRMWSSKLGLSGTAETLVQELLQLLVESSADYSMFFRRLSDLPDQIDPLRDCFYLPLSATLESQWQDWLQRWRAQWPHGVDPALISAGMRRVNPAITWREWLIAPAYQQAAEGNTSLMAELQQLFSAPYDTPSPDLAARYDRLKPREFFSAGGVSHYSCSS from the coding sequence ATGAGCACCGCCACGTTTGCTGAGTTCGCCGAGCGGGCCGACTATTCCCTGCTGGATAACCTCACGCCTGATCCGGAGGCGACAGCGGATGGGGAGGACCACCGACCACGTCAGGTGCTCTCCGGCCACTACGTGCCGGTGACCCCCACCCCGATTCCTGAGCCCGAATACTTAGCGCACAGCCGATCCTTGTTCGGCGAGCTTGGTCTCAGTGATGACCTGGCCCAGGACGTTCAGTTCCGCCGGATGTTCTCAGGCGATCTCCGTGTGGCCACCGGTCCAATGCGGCCTTGGGGCTGGGCCACCGGCTATGCCCTGTCGATCTACGGCACGGAATACACCCAGCAGTGCCCCTTTGGAAATGGCAATGGCTACGGCGATGGCCGAGCCATGTCGGTGTTTGAGGGGGTGTTTGAAGGCCGCCGCTGGGAGATGCAGCTCAAAGGGGGTGGTCCGACGCCCTATTGCCGTGGTGCTGATGGTCGAGCGGTGCTCCGCTCCAGTGTTCGTGAGTTTCTGGCGCAGGAGTTCATGCACGCCCTTGGTGTGCCCACCTCCCGTTCGTTGACTCTCTACGTCTCCCATGCCGAGACGGTTCGTCGCCCCTGGTATTCCGAGAACTCACGCTCCATGGACCCGGACGTGATGGTCGACAACCCCGCGGCCATCAGCACCCGGGTGGCGGCATCGTTTCTGCGGGTGGGTCAGCTGGAGTTGTTCGCCCGCCGTGCCCGCAGTGATGCCCATCCCAAGGCGCACCAGGAGCTGCATCTGATCGTGGCGCACCTGATCGAACGCAATTACCGCCAGGAGATCGATCCCCGCCTGCCCTTCTGCGATCAGGTTGTGCTGTTGGCCCAGTTGTTCCGTGATCGCCTCACGGCCTTGGTCGCCAACTGGATCCGCGTTGGCTACTGCCAGGGCAACTTCAACAGCGACAACTGCGCCGCCGGTGGCTTCACCCTCGATTACGGGCCATTCGGATTCTGTGAGCTGTTCGATCCGCGCTTTCAGCCCTGGACCGGTGGCGGAGCTCATTTCTGCTTTTTCAACCAGCCGGTTGCCGCTGAGGCCAACTACCGCATGTTCTGGAAATCCCTGCGCACGCTGATGGAGGGTCAGGCGGAGGCCCAGGCCCAACTCGATCAGTTGCTGGAGGGTTTCCCTGTTGCCATGCAGGACGCCATGCAACGGATGTGGAGCAGCAAACTCGGCTTGTCCGGCACCGCTGAAACACTGGTGCAGGAGTTGCTGCAGCTCCTGGTGGAGTCGAGCGCCGATTATTCGATGTTCTTCCGCCGCTTGTCGGATCTGCCCGATCAGATCGATCCGCTGCGGGACTGTTTCTATCTGCCCCTCTCGGCGACCCTCGAATCCCAGTGGCAGGACTGGTTGCAACGCTGGCGTGCCCAGTGGCCCCATGGCGTCGATCCGGCCCTGATCTCCGCGGGCATGCGGCGGGTCAATCCGGCGATCACCTGGCGTGAGTGGCTGATCGCTCCGGCTTACCAGCAGGCAGCCGAAGGCAACACCTCTCTGATGGCTGAACTGCAGCAGCTGTTCAGTGCCCCCTACGACACCCCTTCCCCCGACCTGGCGGCCCGCTACGACCGCTTGAAGCCCCGGGAGTTCTTCAGTGCTGGAGGGGTGTCCCACTACAGCTGTTCGTCTTGA
- a CDS encoding DUF924 family protein yields the protein MTADDVLHFWFQQCRPWQWFRRRDSFDALVSDRFGALVERALAGDLQEWADRPSSALALVLLLDQFSRQIWRGEAKAFSGDQQALAVALMGLQQGWVAAEPQRPRRQFWLMPLLHSEEEGVVAKAIPLLEQWADAATADVARRNLMQLHRFSRYPQRNAALGRNSSRAEVLFLEG from the coding sequence TTGACCGCTGACGACGTTCTGCACTTCTGGTTCCAGCAGTGCCGTCCCTGGCAGTGGTTTCGTCGCCGCGACAGCTTCGATGCCCTCGTGTCGGATCGTTTCGGTGCTTTGGTTGAGCGTGCCCTTGCCGGTGATCTTCAGGAGTGGGCCGATCGGCCCTCCAGTGCTCTGGCTTTGGTGTTGTTGCTGGATCAATTCAGCCGTCAGATCTGGCGCGGGGAGGCCAAGGCCTTTTCAGGAGATCAACAGGCGTTGGCTGTTGCCCTGATGGGCCTCCAACAAGGATGGGTTGCGGCTGAACCGCAGCGACCGCGACGTCAGTTTTGGCTGATGCCTTTGCTGCACAGCGAAGAGGAAGGCGTGGTGGCGAAGGCCATTCCCTTGCTGGAGCAATGGGCGGATGCCGCCACAGCCGATGTGGCCCGCCGCAATTTGATGCAGCTGCATCGTTTCAGTCGTTATCCCCAGCGCAATGCTGCCCTCGGACGCAACAGTTCACGGGCAGAAGTCTTGTTTCTGGAAGGATGA
- a CDS encoding RNA-binding protein — protein sequence MTIFIGNLSWDAEREDLVHLFGQYGEVSKCSLPLDRETGRKRGFAFVDLSNEADEQSAIDDLQNVEWMGRAISVRKAEPRR from the coding sequence TTGACGATCTTTATTGGAAATCTCTCCTGGGACGCTGAGCGGGAGGATTTGGTACACCTGTTCGGCCAGTACGGCGAAGTGAGCAAATGCTCCTTACCGCTGGACCGGGAGACAGGCCGCAAGCGTGGTTTCGCTTTTGTGGATCTCAGCAATGAAGCCGATGAGCAATCGGCGATTGATGATCTTCAGAACGTCGAGTGGATGGGGCGTGCCATCTCGGTTCGTAAGGCCGAACCTCGCCGCTGA
- a CDS encoding glycosyltransferase family 2 protein has protein sequence MTLALLEPVLLLVTATAASAGLLILQLGLRRVFAVAPRLKPAQEAPAPDTSLTVVIPAFNEAHNIADCLGSVLASAPPCRDWSVVVVDDESTDATVENAIRAGSTASRFRLIKAGPRPADERWVGKNWACSRAVEQVSSDWLLFIDADVRLKPDALQRSLAQAVDEHADLLSLAPRLSCGCLAEWMVQPIMASLLGLGFPILETNDPQSPVAFAAGPFMLFKASTYECIGGHRALAGEVVEDLALARAIKAGGYRLSYLLGLDALDLRMYADLAALWEGWTKNWFIGLDRDPGKAIGAALVVVLMFTAPWLLLPTSLVLLWLQPVLSVAWLWLMALAGLAIVQQLLLRLWTRSTFDVPIRYWYLMGVGGLLVGAIGPVSIWRTRTGRGWTWKGRALG, from the coding sequence GTGACGCTCGCCTTGCTTGAGCCTGTGCTGCTCCTCGTTACGGCCACAGCAGCTTCAGCGGGATTGTTGATCCTTCAGTTGGGTCTGCGACGGGTGTTTGCTGTCGCACCGCGATTAAAGCCGGCCCAGGAGGCTCCCGCCCCAGACACGTCTCTGACGGTGGTCATCCCCGCCTTCAACGAAGCCCACAACATCGCTGACTGCCTGGGCAGCGTGCTGGCCAGTGCGCCCCCTTGCCGGGATTGGTCGGTGGTGGTGGTGGACGACGAGTCAACAGATGCGACCGTCGAGAACGCCATCCGGGCCGGTTCCACCGCTTCACGGTTCCGCCTGATCAAGGCGGGCCCCCGACCTGCCGACGAGCGCTGGGTCGGCAAGAACTGGGCCTGCAGCAGGGCCGTCGAGCAGGTCTCCAGCGATTGGCTCTTGTTTATTGATGCAGACGTTCGACTGAAGCCGGATGCTCTTCAGCGGTCCCTGGCGCAAGCTGTTGATGAGCATGCCGATCTGCTGAGCCTGGCCCCTCGACTGAGCTGCGGATGCCTGGCGGAGTGGATGGTGCAGCCGATCATGGCCAGCCTGCTGGGCCTTGGCTTCCCCATCCTTGAAACCAACGATCCGCAATCGCCGGTGGCGTTTGCGGCAGGTCCGTTCATGTTGTTTAAGGCATCCACCTACGAGTGCATCGGCGGTCACCGGGCTCTCGCGGGCGAAGTGGTGGAGGATCTCGCCCTCGCCCGGGCCATCAAGGCCGGCGGCTATCGACTTAGCTATTTGCTGGGTCTTGATGCGCTCGACCTTCGGATGTATGCCGACCTCGCTGCCCTCTGGGAGGGGTGGACCAAGAATTGGTTCATCGGGTTGGACAGGGATCCAGGCAAAGCCATCGGTGCCGCCTTGGTGGTGGTCCTGATGTTCACAGCCCCGTGGCTGTTGTTGCCGACATCGCTTGTTCTGCTTTGGCTTCAGCCCGTGCTGTCGGTCGCTTGGTTGTGGCTCATGGCTTTGGCGGGTCTAGCCATCGTTCAGCAGCTGCTGCTGCGGCTCTGGACGCGCAGCACCTTTGATGTGCCCATCAGGTACTGGTACCTGATGGGTGTGGGTGGTTTGCTGGTGGGTGCGATCGGTCCTGTTTCGATCTGGCGCACACGCACGGGTCGTGGCTGGACCTGGAAAGGACGCGCTCTCGGTTAA
- a CDS encoding DUF3303 domain-containing protein — translation MQHYLIVWTFPTVEGAWESSPGFAEYINAGAPGDVFDGFALKYRVCEPISGSGVAIAVASDIGKVWAHLGPWIKDFGIQFDVTAVVSDAEFAAMWPMVEAAASVD, via the coding sequence TTGCAGCACTATCTGATTGTCTGGACGTTCCCGACTGTGGAGGGGGCTTGGGAGTCATCTCCAGGCTTTGCTGAGTACATCAATGCTGGAGCCCCTGGAGATGTCTTTGATGGCTTCGCACTCAAATATCGCGTCTGCGAGCCGATCAGCGGTAGTGGGGTGGCAATTGCCGTTGCCAGTGATATCGGCAAGGTCTGGGCGCACCTCGGCCCTTGGATCAAGGATTTCGGTATTCAGTTCGATGTCACCGCCGTGGTTTCGGATGCCGAATTTGCTGCCATGTGGCCGATGGTGGAAGCTGCAGCATCCGTCGACTGA